A segment of the Brevibacterium zhoupengii genome:
ACCGAGGTGCTCGCCAGTGCCCGCACCGACGGCAACGGTCGTGTCTCGGAATTCGGACCGGACCACCTCGGCGCCGGTGATTATCGGATCGTATTCGGTACCGGTGCCTACTTCGAGGCCCAGGGGCAGGATCACTTCCACCCCCAGGTGACGATCGACTTCACGGTCAAGGGGGGCGAGGCGCACTATCACATACCATTGTTGCTGAGTCCGTTCGCGTACAGCACCTACCGAGGCAGCTGAGCAGCTGAGCGGACAGCACCACCCATAAGACATCAGGGGAAGCAGGCCCCCTGCAGGATGAAGATCCTCAACAAACCGCCGAAGTTCGCCGGGTTCGACGCCCGGCAACCTCGCAAATCAATTGGTCACAGCGGCCAAGCCGGACTCGGTGACGAGGCCGGCGCGGTCGCTGGCATAGCAACAGGAGCAAGAAGATGAGCAAGGTGAAACTGACAACGAATCAGTACGGCAAGGCGGAGAATCGTTTGATGAGGGTCTTCCGTGACTCAGAACGTCACGAGATCCGCGACCTCAACGTCACCTCCCAGCTGTGGGGCGACTTCGAGACCGCACACACCGAGGGCAACAACGAACACATCGTCGCCACCGACACCCAGAAGAACACGGTCTTCGCGAAGGCCAAGGAGCTCGGCGTGAGCTCACCCGAACAGTTCCTCCTCGGACTCGGCGAGCACTTCACCTCCAGCTTCGACTGGGTCACCGGCGGACGCTGGGCGGCCGAAGAGTACGGCTGGTCGCGCATCAACGATCACAACCACTCGTTCTACAAGTCCGCACCGGAGACCCGTACCGCGGTGCTGACTCGCGACGGCGACACAAGCACCCTGATCTCCGGCTTCTACGGACTCACCGTGCTCAAGACCACGGAATCGGGCTTCGTCGGCTACCCGAAGGACAAGTACACCACCCTGCCGGAGACCGACGACCGCATCCTGGCCACCGACATCGCAACCCGGTGGATCTACAACACTCAGGACCTCGACTTCGAGGCAACCTATGAGAAGGTCAAGGGGATCATCCTCGACTCGTTCACCGACCACTACTCGCATGCCCTGCAGCACACCCTGTACCAGATGGGTGAGAAGGTCATCGAGGCTGTGCCGGAGATCGACGAGATCCGTTTCTCCTGCCCGAATAAGCACCATTTCCTCTACGACATCGAACGCTTCGGACTGGAGAACCCGAACGAAGTGCTCATTGTCGCTGATCGCCCCTACGGGTTGATCGAGGCCACCTTCACCCGTGACGGTGTGGAGGAGAACAAGGACGCCTGGGCGCAGATCGCCGGCTTCTGCTGATAATTTCCATAGTCGGGTCCACGGGAAACACCTTCCCGTGGGCCTGACGTGTTTGAGAGGGAGAACTATGACCCAGGACACAACCTCGGCGATCCCGAGGGGAACCGGTGACGAAGAGATCGACGAGTGGCTCGAGTCCTGGGAGGGGCTTGTCAACCAGCGTGGAACCCTGCGTGCGGCCGAGATCATGGAGGCCCTGCGCCGCCGTGCCGCATCGAACTCGGTGGCCCAGCCCAAGGTCACGACCACGGACTACGTGAACACGATCCCGGCCGATCAGGAACCTGCGTACCCGGGCGATGAGCGCCTCGAGCGCAAGTACCGCAAATGGCTGCGCTGGAACGCCGCGATGCTCGTTCACCGGGCCCAGCGTCCCGAGATCTCCGTCGGCGGACACATCTCGACCTACGCCGGTGCTGCGACCCTCTACGAGATCGGGTTCAACAACTTCTTCCGCGGCCAGAACCACCCCGGCGGAGGCGATCAGGTCTTCTTCCAGGGCCACGCCTCACCCGGCATGTACGCCCGGGCCTACCTCGAGAACCGCCTGAGTGACAAGCAGCTCGACGGCTTCCGGCAGGAGGCCTCGAAGGCGCCCAATGGCCTGAGCTCCTACCCGCACCCGCGCCTGATGCCCGACTTCTGGCAGTTCCCGACCGTGTCGATGGGGCTGGGCCCGATCAACTCGATCTACCAGGCGCAGATGAACCGCTATCTGCACAACCGCGGCATCAAGGACACCTCCGACCAGCGCGTCTGGGCCTTCCTCGGCGACGGTGAGATGGACGAGCCGGAATCACGTGGTGCACTCCAGCTGGCCGCCAACGAGGGCCTGGACAACCTCACCTACGTCATCAACTGCAACCTGCAGCGACTCGACGGACCCGTGCGCGGCAACGGCAAGATCGTGCAGGAACTCGAAGCGGTCTTCACCGGTGCCGGTTGGAACGTCATCAAGGTGCTGTGGGGTCGCGAATGGGACTCCCTGCTCGACGCCGACCACACCGGCGAGCTGGTCCGGATCATGAACGAGACCCTCGACGGTGACTACCAGACCTTCAAGGCCGAGTCCGGCGGCTTCATCCGCGACAACTTCTTCGGCCGCTCGCCGGAGACGAAGGGTCTCGTCGAGCACCTGTCCGACGATGAGATCTGGAACCTCAAGCGCGGTGGCCACGATTACCACAAGGTCTTCGCCGCCTACCAGCAGGCAGTGAACACGACCGGCAAGCCGACGGTCATCCTCGTCCAGACGGTCAAGGGCTATGGCCTGGGCACGACCTTCGAGTCGCGCAACGCCACCCACCAGATGAAGAAGTTCACCGCCGCCGACGTCAAGGCCTTCCGCGACCGGATGGACATTCCGATCACCGACAAGGTCATCGACGAAGACCCCTACGCGGTGCCCTACTACCACCCGGGCAACGACGCTGAAGAAGTCCAGTACATGCTGGAGAAGCGGAAGTCACTCGGCGGGTTCCTGCCCAACCGGAAGCCCGAGAACAGCAAGAAGACCCTGCCCGCGGTCTCCGACAAGGCCTTCTCGCAGACGAAGAAGGGCTCGGGCCAGCAGCAGGCCGCGACCACGATGGCCTTCGTCCGCCTGCTCAAGGACCTCATGCGTGAGAAGGGCATCGGCAACCGGATCGTGCCCATCATCCCTGATGAGGCGCGCACCTTCGGCATCGACGCGTTCTTCCCGACGGCGAAGATCTACAACCCGAACGGGCAGAACTACCTCGCTGTCGACCGCGAGCTGTTCCTGTCCTACAAGGAGGCGACCTCGGGTCAGCTGCTCCACGTCGGCATCAACGAGGCTGGTGCTGCGGCAGGGTTCACGGCCGCCGGCACCGCGTACTCGACGCACGGTGAGCCGATGATCCCGATCTACGTCTTCTACTCGATGTTCGGGTTCCAGCGCACCGGTGACGCCTTCTGGGCCGCCGGTGATCAGATGACCCGCGGGTTCATCATCGGCGCCACCGCCGGACGCACGACGCTGACCGGTGAGGGCCTGCAGCACGCCGACGGCCACTCGCCGGTGCTGGCAGCGACCAACCCGGCCGTGCGGATCTACGACCCGGCCTACGGCTACGAGATCGGGCACATCATGCGCGATGGCCTGCATCGCATGTACGGCGAGCACGACCTCGGCGACGACGCCCGCAACGTCATGTACTACCTGACCGTGTACAACGAGCCGATGCTCCAGCCTGCCGAACCGGAGAATGTCGACGTCGATGGGATCCTGCGTGGAATCCATCGCGTGGCAGAAGCCGGCACCGGCGCCGAGGCGGGGGCCGGGGATCGTCCGCAGGCTCAGCTGCTCGCGTCGGGAGTCGCAGTCCCGTGGGCCCTGGAGGCCCGTGGTCTGCTGGCCCAGGAATGGGGAGTGGAGGCAGCGGTCTGGTCGGTCACCTCTTGGGCCGAGCTGCGCCGCGACGCGCTGAAGTGCGAGGCCGAGAAGCTCGAGAACTTCGAGGCCGAGCCGCGTACCCCCTATGTGCGTGAGCGTCTGGGCGCCGAGGCGGGGCCGATCGTGGCCACGAGTGACTTCGACTCCACTCAGCCGGACCTCATCCGGCCGTTCCTTAAGCAGGACTTCGCGACTTTGGGTGCCGATGGCTTCGGGTTCTCCGACACGCGTGCTGCTGCCAGGCGCCACTTTAAGATCGATGCCCACTCGATGGTCGTCCGGACCCTGCAGCTGCTGGCCGACCGCGGCGAGATCGCCCGCTCGGTGCCGGTTGAGGCAGCGAAGAA
Coding sequences within it:
- the uraH gene encoding hydroxyisourate hydrolase; translated protein: MSFISAHALDSTLGTPAADLEVTLYSGTEVLASARTDGNGRVSEFGPDHLGAGDYRIVFGTGAYFEAQGQDHFHPQVTIDFTVKGGEAHYHIPLLLSPFAYSTYRGS
- the pucL gene encoding factor-independent urate hydroxylase — encoded protein: MSKVKLTTNQYGKAENRLMRVFRDSERHEIRDLNVTSQLWGDFETAHTEGNNEHIVATDTQKNTVFAKAKELGVSSPEQFLLGLGEHFTSSFDWVTGGRWAAEEYGWSRINDHNHSFYKSAPETRTAVLTRDGDTSTLISGFYGLTVLKTTESGFVGYPKDKYTTLPETDDRILATDIATRWIYNTQDLDFEATYEKVKGIILDSFTDHYSHALQHTLYQMGEKVIEAVPEIDEIRFSCPNKHHFLYDIERFGLENPNEVLIVADRPYGLIEATFTRDGVEENKDAWAQIAGFC
- the aceE gene encoding pyruvate dehydrogenase (acetyl-transferring), homodimeric type; this encodes MTQDTTSAIPRGTGDEEIDEWLESWEGLVNQRGTLRAAEIMEALRRRAASNSVAQPKVTTTDYVNTIPADQEPAYPGDERLERKYRKWLRWNAAMLVHRAQRPEISVGGHISTYAGAATLYEIGFNNFFRGQNHPGGGDQVFFQGHASPGMYARAYLENRLSDKQLDGFRQEASKAPNGLSSYPHPRLMPDFWQFPTVSMGLGPINSIYQAQMNRYLHNRGIKDTSDQRVWAFLGDGEMDEPESRGALQLAANEGLDNLTYVINCNLQRLDGPVRGNGKIVQELEAVFTGAGWNVIKVLWGREWDSLLDADHTGELVRIMNETLDGDYQTFKAESGGFIRDNFFGRSPETKGLVEHLSDDEIWNLKRGGHDYHKVFAAYQQAVNTTGKPTVILVQTVKGYGLGTTFESRNATHQMKKFTAADVKAFRDRMDIPITDKVIDEDPYAVPYYHPGNDAEEVQYMLEKRKSLGGFLPNRKPENSKKTLPAVSDKAFSQTKKGSGQQQAATTMAFVRLLKDLMREKGIGNRIVPIIPDEARTFGIDAFFPTAKIYNPNGQNYLAVDRELFLSYKEATSGQLLHVGINEAGAAAGFTAAGTAYSTHGEPMIPIYVFYSMFGFQRTGDAFWAAGDQMTRGFIIGATAGRTTLTGEGLQHADGHSPVLAATNPAVRIYDPAYGYEIGHIMRDGLHRMYGEHDLGDDARNVMYYLTVYNEPMLQPAEPENVDVDGILRGIHRVAEAGTGAEAGAGDRPQAQLLASGVAVPWALEARGLLAQEWGVEAAVWSVTSWAELRRDALKCEAEKLENFEAEPRTPYVRERLGAEAGPIVATSDFDSTQPDLIRPFLKQDFATLGADGFGFSDTRAAARRHFKIDAHSMVVRTLQLLADRGEIARSVPVEAAKKYRLNEVNAGTSGTAGGDS